A part of Desulfomicrobium baculatum DSM 4028 genomic DNA contains:
- the pbpC gene encoding penicillin-binding protein 1C codes for MNRLRRIAATPSRKAAAILFLTLGLAACLGLLLDRLFPFPVERLEAPAATRVLDRDGKPLRFFLAADGMWRFPLTLKEISPDLTAALIDSEDRHFLLHPGINPLSVLRALWVNVRHGRVISGASTIPMQVARLADPRPRTLGAKAVEALRALQLCWHYPKEKILLWYVNLAPFGSNMVGVGAAAWYYFGKAPDTLSLGEIALLSVLPRSPTRYNPLSNPERAREVRDRVLERFAAHGVFDPARITESTTRPLLARRASVPQGAPHFSRWVRSRLPEAPVIRSSLDRRAQNIVEELLSGRMDNLRRQAIGNAAAVVLDIKSRAILAYAGSADFWDDSRQGQVDNALSRRSPGSTLKPFLYALAFDQGHLVPDSMLLDVPTDFAGYVPENYGQNFQGLVSARTALATSLNVPAARLLTRCGLVPFHELLRRGGLSTLDRPASHYGLSMALGGCEVRLLELTNLYATLADTGVHRAVRPLAGGKDEYSKGVQLFSPEASAMILGILATTRRPDLPDAWEFTLSAPKVAWKTGTSFGHRDAWAVGISRDLAIGVWVGNPDGSQCTNISGARHAGPLLFDLFRALSPRTTQLPSFPTPALQRIQLCAVSGERPGPSCPVTTSTAIAGVTSLPVCGMHRQIFVNPATGLRLHGDCLLAKESTEEAALVWPAELVAFRRAQGSGLPGLPGIDPECLDVPEEGGPVIQSPSATTPYHVRPDAPSEFQRLSLSAAGAAGASIHYWYVDGRHVGRTAPETPCFIPLERGMHEVIVTDDQGRSARTTFTVHAWTDDALGSRVQP; via the coding sequence ATGAACAGACTCCGCAGGATCGCGGCGACGCCATCGCGCAAGGCCGCCGCGATCCTTTTTTTGACCCTAGGGCTTGCGGCCTGCCTGGGCCTGCTGCTGGACCGCCTCTTCCCCTTTCCCGTGGAACGCCTTGAGGCTCCGGCCGCCACCCGCGTCCTGGACCGGGACGGCAAACCCTTGCGCTTTTTCCTGGCTGCCGACGGGATGTGGCGATTCCCGTTGACTCTGAAGGAAATTTCCCCGGACCTGACCGCCGCCCTGATCGATTCCGAAGACCGGCATTTCCTCCTTCATCCGGGCATCAACCCGCTGTCCGTATTACGTGCGCTGTGGGTCAACGTCCGGCATGGACGGGTCATAAGCGGAGCCTCGACCATCCCCATGCAGGTCGCCCGCCTGGCCGACCCGCGCCCGCGCACCCTTGGGGCCAAGGCCGTGGAAGCGCTGCGCGCCCTGCAGCTGTGCTGGCATTATCCCAAGGAAAAAATTCTGCTGTGGTACGTCAATCTGGCTCCGTTCGGCTCCAACATGGTCGGAGTCGGAGCCGCCGCCTGGTATTATTTCGGCAAGGCCCCGGACACCCTCTCCCTCGGGGAGATCGCCCTGCTCTCTGTCCTGCCGCGCTCGCCGACCCGCTACAACCCGCTCAGCAACCCAGAGCGTGCACGCGAAGTCCGCGACCGGGTCCTGGAGCGCTTTGCCGCGCATGGCGTCTTCGACCCGGCCCGTATCACCGAAAGCACGACCCGCCCGCTTCTGGCCCGCCGCGCTAGCGTGCCGCAGGGCGCGCCACACTTCAGCCGCTGGGTGCGTTCGCGGCTGCCCGAAGCGCCCGTAATCAGAAGCAGCCTGGACAGACGCGCCCAGAATATCGTCGAAGAGCTGCTCTCCGGCCGCATGGACAACTTGCGCCGTCAGGCCATCGGCAACGCGGCGGCGGTGGTGCTCGACATCAAAAGCCGCGCGATTCTGGCTTATGCCGGATCGGCGGATTTCTGGGATGATTCCCGGCAGGGGCAGGTCGACAACGCCCTGTCCAGGCGCTCTCCCGGATCGACGTTAAAACCCTTCCTCTACGCCCTGGCCTTTGACCAGGGGCATCTCGTGCCCGACTCCATGCTCCTTGACGTGCCCACGGATTTCGCGGGCTACGTCCCGGAAAACTACGGCCAGAATTTTCAGGGCCTCGTCAGCGCGCGCACGGCCCTGGCCACCTCCCTCAATGTTCCGGCCGCGCGCCTGCTGACCCGCTGCGGGCTTGTGCCCTTCCACGAACTGCTGCGCCGGGGCGGCCTTTCCACCCTGGACAGACCGGCCAGCCACTACGGGCTGTCCATGGCCCTGGGCGGCTGCGAGGTGCGGCTGCTGGAGCTGACCAACCTTTACGCCACCCTGGCCGACACAGGGGTGCACAGAGCCGTCCGCCCCCTGGCCGGAGGTAAAGACGAATACAGCAAGGGCGTGCAGCTTTTCTCCCCCGAAGCCTCGGCCATGATTCTTGGCATCCTGGCCACGACCAGAAGGCCCGACCTGCCCGACGCCTGGGAGTTCACCCTGTCCGCCCCCAAGGTGGCCTGGAAGACCGGGACGTCCTTCGGACACCGCGACGCCTGGGCCGTGGGCATAAGCCGCGACCTGGCCATCGGGGTCTGGGTCGGCAACCCCGACGGCTCGCAGTGCACGAACATCTCCGGAGCGCGCCACGCCGGTCCCCTGCTTTTTGATCTTTTCCGAGCGCTCTCTCCCCGCACAACGCAGCTGCCCTCGTTTCCCACGCCCGCGCTGCAACGGATCCAGCTCTGCGCCGTCAGCGGGGAGCGCCCCGGCCCCAGCTGCCCGGTCACCACGAGCACGGCCATCGCCGGGGTGACGAGCCTCCCGGTCTGCGGCATGCACAGACAGATCTTCGTAAATCCCGCCACGGGCCTGCGCCTGCACGGAGACTGTCTGCTCGCAAAGGAATCCACAGAAGAGGCCGCGCTGGTCTGGCCGGCCGAACTGGTGGCCTTTCGCCGTGCCCAGGGATCGGGCCTGCCGGGCCTGCCCGGCATCGACCCGGAGTGCCTTGACGTGCCGGAGGAAGGCGGCCCGGTCATCCAGTCCCCTTCAGCCACAACGCCCTACCATGTCCGCCCTGACGCGCCCTCGGAGTTTCAGCGCCTGTCCCTGTCCGCGGCCGGGGCGGCGGGCGCTTCGATACATTACTGGTACGTGGATGGCCGTCATGTGGGCCGGACCGCGCCCGAAACACCCTGCTTCATCCCTTTGGAGCGCGGGATGCACGAGGTCATCGTCACCGATGACCAGGGGCGCAGCGCCCGCACGACCTTCACGGTGCACGCCTGGACCGACGACGCCCTTGGCAGCCGGGTTCAGCCCTGA
- a CDS encoding sigma-54 interaction domain-containing protein yields the protein MAIKLHLVFQDRVGIVADLSRRIADRMFNIVAMEVDRVDDLAHVYVEAEDRRSEGTPSDLPQALSDIPGLLTSRAIDTLPQEEQARRLRVVLDNIADGVVAVDAAGLVTTINASACQILNLDQDSVTGTDVRELGLGDTAILDSLAGLESPDVKRTLVTPSGRFQYFATCRPIRDAEGHIIGAVEIVRDMQEIRMLARSLSEPAQISFSDIVGQNQNINNLIGYAQLIAATDSIVCIRGASGTGKELFARAMHTASGRSGPFVPINCAALPEQLLESELFGYVGGAFTGGLRDGKPGLFEVAGEGTVFLDEIGDMPQPSQAKILRVMQDHCVRRIGGSREIPIRARIITATNGNLEKMVEEGTFRQDLYYRINVLPIHIPPLQERLDDIGLLAEHFLFTLASRMGRPVKSITPEGLAKLRTHSWPGNVRELKNVVDRAAILCPAESIDERFLILAHELGDRIPGQTRQTQAIEPGKPLREQLDRLEKDILENVLTRAKSVRQAARTLSLSHTAILNKIKKHGLRVSRTVRVD from the coding sequence ATGGCCATCAAGCTGCATCTCGTCTTTCAGGACCGCGTCGGCATCGTCGCCGACCTGTCCCGCCGCATCGCCGACCGCATGTTCAATATCGTGGCCATGGAAGTGGATCGCGTAGACGACCTGGCCCACGTCTATGTGGAAGCCGAAGACCGCAGAAGCGAGGGAACGCCCTCGGACCTGCCGCAAGCCCTAAGCGACATTCCCGGCCTGCTCACCTCCCGGGCCATAGACACCCTGCCGCAAGAAGAGCAGGCCCGGCGTCTGCGCGTGGTTCTGGACAACATCGCCGACGGGGTCGTGGCCGTGGACGCTGCCGGGCTGGTCACGACCATCAACGCCTCCGCCTGCCAGATCCTGAACCTGGATCAGGACAGCGTGACCGGCACGGACGTGCGCGAACTGGGCCTTGGCGACACGGCCATTCTGGACAGCCTGGCCGGACTGGAAAGCCCCGACGTGAAGCGCACCCTGGTCACGCCTTCGGGACGCTTCCAGTATTTCGCCACCTGCCGCCCCATCCGCGACGCCGAAGGACATATCATCGGGGCGGTGGAAATCGTAAGGGACATGCAGGAAATCCGCATGCTGGCGCGGAGCCTCTCCGAACCCGCCCAGATCAGCTTTTCGGACATCGTCGGCCAGAACCAGAACATCAACAACCTCATCGGCTACGCCCAGCTCATCGCGGCCACGGATTCCATCGTCTGCATCCGGGGCGCTTCCGGCACGGGCAAGGAACTCTTCGCCCGGGCCATGCACACGGCAAGTGGACGATCCGGGCCCTTCGTGCCCATCAACTGCGCGGCCCTGCCCGAACAGCTGCTGGAGAGCGAGCTCTTCGGCTACGTCGGCGGAGCCTTCACCGGCGGTCTGAGGGACGGCAAGCCCGGCCTGTTCGAGGTCGCGGGGGAAGGCACTGTCTTTCTTGACGAGATCGGCGACATGCCGCAGCCCTCCCAGGCCAAGATATTGCGGGTCATGCAGGATCACTGCGTGCGGCGCATCGGGGGCTCGCGGGAGATACCCATCCGGGCGCGAATCATCACCGCCACCAACGGAAATCTGGAGAAAATGGTCGAGGAGGGAACCTTCCGGCAAGACCTGTACTACCGCATCAACGTGCTGCCCATCCATATCCCGCCATTGCAGGAGCGCCTGGACGACATCGGCCTTTTGGCGGAGCATTTCCTTTTTACCCTGGCCTCGCGCATGGGGCGGCCGGTCAAGAGCATCACCCCGGAGGGCCTTGCCAAACTGCGCACCCACAGCTGGCCGGGCAACGTGCGCGAGCTCAAGAACGTGGTCGACCGCGCCGCCATCCTCTGCCCGGCGGAAAGCATCGACGAGCGTTTCCTGATCCTGGCCCACGAACTCGGCGACCGCATTCCGGGCCAGACCCGGCAGACCCAGGCTATCGAACCGGGAAAACCCCTTAGAGAGCAGCTCGACCGCCTGGAAAAGGACATCCTTGAAAACGTCCTGACCCGGGCCAAAAGCGTGCGCCAGGCCGCCCGGACCTTAAGCCTGTCCCACACCGCCATCCTGAACAAAATCAAGAAACACGGCCTGCGCGTGTCCAGAACCGTGCGCGTCGACTAG
- a CDS encoding AAA family ATPase — MPTCWIIAGPNGAGKTTFALEYLPTVAGCTTFINADLIAAGLSPLAPERERMAASRIFLKELKERIRIRENFAFETTLAGRTYLRLIRELRHDGWTIKLIFLGLPNVEMSKMRVAERVAHGGHNIPEKEIERRFPRSLLNLFQNFCSIVDNCLCFMNDRGTPLPIFEQQSGRRIIHH, encoded by the coding sequence ATGCCAACGTGCTGGATAATCGCAGGACCAAACGGGGCAGGCAAAACAACCTTCGCCCTTGAATACTTGCCTACGGTTGCAGGCTGCACCACATTCATCAACGCCGACCTCATCGCTGCCGGTCTTTCGCCTTTGGCGCCTGAACGGGAAAGGATGGCAGCCAGCCGGATCTTCCTGAAGGAGCTCAAGGAACGCATCAGAATCCGAGAAAACTTTGCCTTTGAAACAACCTTGGCAGGAAGAACGTACCTGCGCTTAATCAGGGAACTCCGCCATGACGGATGGACCATCAAACTGATATTTTTGGGGCTGCCCAATGTTGAAATGTCAAAAATGAGAGTTGCCGAAAGAGTTGCTCACGGCGGTCACAACATCCCGGAAAAAGAAATCGAAAGGCGTTTTCCACGAAGCCTCTTAAATCTTTTTCAAAATTTCTGCTCAATTGTGGACAACTGCCTTTGTTTCATGAACGATAGAGGCACCCCCCTGCCCATTTTCGAGCAGCAGAGCGGACGCAGGATCATTCACCACTAG
- a CDS encoding ATP-binding protein, with translation MESSSKSRPSHRSILIIEDEEFIRLTVADHLKDNGHSADEAASGAEGLRLLDVDRHETVLLDLRLGDMDGHSILAGIREKSAEIPVIIVSGAGDMHDVIKALRAGASDFLTKPILDFALLDLALEKAWERLDLLQERREYAHELERRVLERTAELAETNSKLQESEALFRQLVENINEIFWLQQLDPPRMLYFSKACEGILGVSRDVVMDDIRNLVKHIHPDDYARARDFFQLKTLENPVDEYFKFIRPDGEIRWLRSKIFPIASAHGISPRVAGITEDITERIAAAERDKDNQRKLIQADKLISLGTLAAGVAHEINNPNHLLRLNAQAVEQIWSQLREQFDVSLPEASAISIGGMTMEQLDTEIPRLLRGMIGASDRIRDIVQHMKDFARTDTQDTDQPVNVEDVLRAAVSLLHNKLKNATDRLEISIESGVPPVKGSHQRLEQVFINLLMNAAEALQDKNAGIHVCLRRQSPHQLELTIRDEGTGITAQVLEHIFDPFFTTKRDCGGLGLGLSISKTIIDAHGGELSFEPAQNGGTLARVTLPIMETRS, from the coding sequence ATGGAATCCAGCAGCAAATCCAGACCGTCCCACCGATCCATCCTCATCATCGAGGACGAGGAATTCATCCGCCTGACCGTCGCCGACCATCTCAAGGATAATGGGCACAGCGCGGACGAGGCTGCAAGCGGAGCGGAGGGGCTGCGTCTGCTCGACGTTGACCGCCACGAAACAGTGCTGCTTGATTTGCGACTCGGCGACATGGACGGGCATTCCATCCTGGCCGGAATTCGGGAGAAATCCGCCGAAATCCCGGTCATCATCGTTTCTGGAGCCGGCGACATGCACGACGTCATCAAGGCCTTGCGCGCCGGAGCGTCGGATTTTCTGACCAAGCCGATCCTCGATTTCGCCCTGCTTGACCTGGCCCTGGAAAAGGCCTGGGAACGCCTCGACCTGCTTCAGGAACGCCGTGAATATGCCCATGAGCTGGAAAGACGGGTCCTTGAACGAACCGCCGAACTGGCCGAGACCAATAGCAAGCTGCAGGAAAGCGAAGCTCTTTTTCGTCAGCTCGTGGAAAATATAAACGAAATATTTTGGCTCCAGCAGCTTGATCCCCCGCGAATGCTGTATTTCAGCAAGGCCTGCGAAGGTATTCTCGGCGTGTCCAGGGATGTCGTAATGGATGACATCAGGAATCTGGTCAAACATATCCACCCCGATGACTATGCTCGCGCCCGGGACTTCTTCCAGCTCAAAACTCTTGAAAACCCTGTCGATGAATACTTCAAGTTCATAAGGCCCGACGGAGAGATTCGCTGGCTTCGCTCCAAGATATTCCCTATCGCGAGTGCCCACGGAATTTCCCCCCGCGTCGCGGGCATAACCGAAGACATAACCGAACGCATCGCTGCGGCCGAAAGGGACAAGGACAACCAGCGCAAGCTCATCCAGGCCGACAAGCTGATCTCGCTTGGTACCCTGGCGGCAGGGGTGGCTCACGAAATCAACAACCCCAATCACCTGTTGCGACTGAATGCCCAGGCCGTGGAACAAATCTGGAGCCAGCTCCGGGAACAGTTTGACGTGTCCCTTCCTGAAGCCTCCGCCATATCCATTGGCGGCATGACCATGGAACAGCTCGACACGGAAATCCCGCGCCTGCTGCGTGGCATGATCGGCGCTTCGGACCGCATCCGCGACATTGTCCAGCACATGAAGGATTTCGCCCGCACGGATACCCAGGACACCGACCAGCCGGTCAACGTGGAAGATGTCCTGCGTGCCGCCGTCTCCCTGCTGCACAACAAGCTCAAAAACGCGACCGACCGCCTTGAGATCAGCATCGAGAGCGGCGTTCCGCCAGTGAAGGGAAGCCACCAACGCCTGGAGCAGGTTTTCATCAACCTGCTGATGAACGCCGCCGAAGCCCTCCAGGACAAAAATGCAGGAATCCATGTTTGCCTGCGCAGACAGAGTCCGCATCAACTGGAGCTGACAATCCGCGACGAAGGGACAGGAATTACCGCGCAGGTGCTGGAACACATCTTCGACCCTTTCTTTACTACCAAACGCGACTGCGGCGGCCTCGGACTCGGACTTTCCATCAGCAAGACCATCATCGACGCCCACGGCGGGGAACTTAGCTTCGAGCCTGCGCAAAACGGAGGCACATTGGCTCGGGTGACGCTTCCGATAATGGAGACGAGGTCATGA
- a CDS encoding sigma-54-dependent transcriptional regulator translates to MNLYPANPVLLVDDEEEILSSLRVTLALAGITNAVLCASGAAAVDIAQKREVEAVLLDILMPGRKGDDILEELLHAQPDLPVIMVTGVDDVDLAVSCMRKGAYDYIRKPADSERIVSALTRAFELRTMRRERRNLSAGFLVPPPHKSEAFNELITYSPAMLRIFQYCEAIAASPEPVLIMGETGVGKELLAKAIHGASARKGEFVAVNVAGLDEQAFSDTLFGHVRGAFTGADRARGGFMERASGGTLFLDEIGDLPLQAQIKLLRVLQEREFYPMGSDRPKPLTARIISATNRAVDELKDAQRFRADFYFRIATHSLTIPPLRQRPEDITPLADHFLAQAARTYGRAIEHPSQALELLLGYAFPGNIRELRGLILDMAGRSQNDQHCLDALKEQLSQAQPVLQSSMPDHLFSTFLRLPTLQEGSEALVAEALKRTEGNQRRAAQLLGITPQALNSRLKRRSSSSA, encoded by the coding sequence ATGAATCTTTACCCCGCAAACCCCGTTCTGTTGGTGGATGATGAAGAGGAAATCCTGTCCAGCCTGAGGGTTACGCTGGCCCTGGCCGGGATCACGAACGCCGTCCTCTGCGCCAGTGGCGCTGCGGCGGTGGACATCGCCCAAAAACGGGAAGTCGAGGCCGTGTTGCTGGACATACTCATGCCCGGACGCAAGGGTGACGATATTCTCGAAGAGCTCCTGCATGCCCAGCCCGACCTGCCTGTCATCATGGTCACCGGCGTCGACGACGTGGACCTGGCCGTTTCCTGCATGCGTAAAGGGGCCTATGACTACATCCGCAAGCCCGCCGATTCGGAGCGCATCGTCTCGGCCCTGACCAGAGCCTTCGAACTGCGTACCATGCGAAGGGAACGCCGCAATCTTTCCGCCGGATTCCTGGTACCGCCTCCGCACAAATCCGAAGCCTTCAATGAACTCATCACCTACAGCCCGGCCATGCTGCGCATCTTTCAGTACTGCGAGGCCATCGCCGCAAGCCCGGAGCCGGTGCTCATCATGGGGGAAACGGGGGTCGGCAAGGAGCTTCTGGCCAAGGCCATCCACGGGGCAAGCGCTCGCAAGGGAGAGTTCGTGGCCGTCAATGTGGCCGGACTTGACGAACAGGCCTTTTCCGACACTCTTTTCGGTCATGTCCGGGGCGCCTTCACCGGCGCGGACCGAGCACGCGGCGGGTTCATGGAACGGGCATCCGGGGGCACGCTCTTTCTCGATGAGATCGGGGACCTGCCCCTGCAAGCCCAGATCAAACTGTTGCGAGTCCTGCAGGAAAGGGAATTCTACCCCATGGGCTCAGACCGGCCCAAGCCCCTGACCGCCAGAATTATTTCAGCGACCAATCGGGCAGTTGATGAATTGAAAGACGCTCAGCGCTTTCGCGCCGACTTTTACTTCCGCATCGCCACCCATTCCCTGACCATCCCCCCTTTGCGGCAACGGCCCGAAGACATTACCCCTCTGGCGGATCACTTTCTGGCACAAGCCGCCCGAACGTACGGGCGAGCCATCGAACACCCTTCCCAGGCGCTCGAACTCCTGCTCGGATACGCATTTCCGGGCAATATCCGGGAATTGCGGGGGCTAATCCTCGACATGGCAGGAAGATCCCAAAACGATCAACACTGCCTCGACGCCCTAAAGGAGCAACTGTCCCAAGCCCAGCCCGTCCTGCAAAGCTCCATGCCGGATCACTTGTTTTCAACCTTTCTGCGGCTGCCCACCCTGCAGGAAGGCTCCGAAGCCCTTGTCGCTGAAGCGCTGAAGCGCACCGAGGGCAATCAACGGCGCGCGGCCCAACTGCTGGGCATCACGCCGCAGGCCCTGAATTCACGCCTCAAACGCCGTTCGTCCTCATCCGCATAA
- a CDS encoding HD domain-containing phosphohydrolase: MDTSNQITTPTVLLIDDERMNRLIVGDYLRDSGYAVLEAESSSEGLRIFDNARPDIVITDLRMPGGDGNQVVTRLQNVAPDTPVIIISGTASLEEALCTLREGASDFITKPVREMDRIKHAIEAAMKKAHLNRENRLVKTALEDAIQQHTHDLRDLNAKLKNALESTVNALGVIVAQKDPYTAGHNDRVARIAMALGHAMALPQNRIETLRVAGNLHDIGKISVPEEILNKPGRLTPEEYEQVKIHPETGFDILKDIPFHGPVAEIVLQHHERYDGTGYPRGLKGNETLLETRILSVADIYEALTSDRPYRRGLPHEQVVAHIVREAGKQLCPLCVCAFVAANKSGVLSAIANSERAGQFPERP; the protein is encoded by the coding sequence ATGGACACATCAAATCAAATAACAACGCCCACGGTCCTGCTCATCGACGATGAGCGAATGAACCGTCTGATCGTTGGCGACTACCTCCGCGACAGCGGATACGCCGTTCTCGAAGCGGAATCGTCATCCGAGGGGCTGCGCATTTTCGATAATGCCCGGCCCGATATCGTCATCACCGACCTGCGCATGCCGGGAGGCGACGGGAACCAGGTCGTCACGCGGTTACAGAATGTCGCGCCCGACACACCGGTCATCATCATATCCGGAACAGCAAGCCTGGAAGAGGCGCTGTGCACGCTGCGCGAAGGAGCCAGCGATTTCATCACCAAACCGGTGCGGGAAATGGACCGCATCAAGCACGCCATCGAGGCGGCCATGAAAAAAGCGCATCTGAATCGGGAAAACCGCCTCGTCAAAACCGCCCTGGAAGACGCAATTCAACAACATACGCATGACTTGCGGGATCTCAACGCGAAACTCAAGAATGCCCTTGAATCCACGGTCAACGCCCTGGGCGTCATCGTGGCCCAGAAGGACCCCTACACCGCCGGACACAACGATCGCGTGGCACGTATCGCCATGGCTCTGGGACATGCCATGGCCCTGCCCCAGAATCGCATCGAAACCCTGCGAGTAGCCGGGAACCTTCACGATATCGGCAAGATCAGCGTCCCGGAAGAAATTCTGAACAAGCCCGGCAGACTCACACCGGAAGAGTACGAACAGGTCAAGATCCATCCGGAAACAGGATTCGACATACTCAAAGACATCCCGTTCCATGGGCCGGTAGCTGAAATCGTACTCCAGCATCACGAGCGCTACGATGGCACGGGCTATCCGCGTGGACTCAAAGGGAACGAAACCCTGCTTGAAACCCGTATCCTCTCCGTGGCCGACATCTACGAAGCGCTCACCTCGGACCGCCCCTATCGACGAGGCCTTCCACACGAGCAGGTCGTGGCCCATATCGTCCGCGAAGCCGGGAAGCAGCTCTGTCCCCTCTGCGTATGCGCTTTCGTCGCCGCCAACAAATCCGGAGTCCTCTCCGCCATCGCTAATAGCGAACGCGCCGGACAATTCCCTGAGCGCCCATGA